CTCCTATGTACATTCCCCATAATTGGCGGCTGGTGAATAAATACTTTATTTCTTTTTTAGTAATTTTCTTTTGTTCCGATACTGTATCAGAAAGACCTCCACCTTCTTTGATAAGCTCAAGTTCTTCTTTGTTAATGCCTTTTGAGTGAGCAGGATCATTATAATGGGTGAACCAAATAAAAGCAAATAAAAGTCCGAGTATACCTGTAACAATGAATATGACTCTCCAACCAAAAGTTACTAAAAGCCAGGTGAGGATGGGGGTACAAAGGGCAAGACCTACATATTCAGAGGCAGTATAGGCACCGATGGCTGAACCTCTTTCTTTAGAAGGGAACCATGTAGTCACAATACGACCATTTGCAGGAAAAGCCGGAGCTTCGAAAAATCCAAGTCCAAGTCGACAGAATATCATACTGGTAAAATTAAAAGTGAAAGCAACAATTCCAGTAAAAGCAGACCATCCGCAAAGGGCAACTCCGTATACTAGCCTAGGACCTAATCTGTCTAGAAACCACCCACTTGGAATCTGCATAACGGTATATGACCAGCTTAGAGCAGAAAATATAAGTCCCATTTTAGCCGGATCAAGCATAAATTCTTTTGATATAAATGGAGCAGCTACAGAAAGATTGGCTCTATCTAAATAATTTATAAAAGTTATTGCACATACTAAGAAAAGTATAAACCACCTTTTTCCGGTAGGTTTACTTTCTAAGTCATTTATAATGTTTTTTCTCATTATTTTATCCCTCCCATTTAGAATTAAACCTATACATTAGTTTTAATAATAGGTGATGATAATTCTATTAAATATAGTATATGAGGTCTTTATAACTAAGAAGTTTACTTATATTCTAAATTGTTTAATTATAGTATTATAATGCTTCTTTAATGGAGTGTCTATTCACATATAATGCAAGTAGAATACCAATTACTGTAATTACTATATTGAATAAAATTACATATTTAGGTCCATATACGCCTCCAGCATTTGTGATAACTCCAGCGATATTTAAAATAACATAGTTTGCTATACTAGATGAAATCATAACAATAGATGTAATCTTACCTTTATTTGTCGGGAACATTGAGTTTGCTGTAGATACAGCTAATTGAAGTACACCGCCTGCTGCAGAGTATCCAAGTACAAAGCCTCCTATTAAACAGATGGTAGGTGTTTGTACAAAGTATAAAATTATAAGCATGATTGTAGCAATTGTAGGGTAAATAGCCAGAATCCTCACTGGTTTAATAAATTTTTTCACTAAAAATGCAGTTACTAATATAGCGGTCATGGTTCCCAGTGAATAGAATGACTGAATTTTACTAGGATCAACCATTCCGTAAAGCTTTCCTAATTCTTGATTACAATTCAACCATAATTGGAAAGTGGATGTAGATGTAAAACCTATACAAATTATTGCTATACTAACCGGTGTAAATTTCATTTTTTCTTTTATAGGTTTAACGGCATTTCCCTTTGAATCATCAGCACGATTCATAGGAGGGAATGGCATAAATGCAATTAAAATAGCATCTATGATGATAAATACAGCTACTACAAGGAAAATAGTTTTATAAGACATCTGACTTACTGCAACAAAACCAATTATAAATGGAAGTACAAACTGACCTATAGATATAGAGAATTTTGTAAACATATTAGCTACGTCACCTGAATTTACGAATATTTCTAAACAGGATGGAGTAACACAGGTATCCAAGAAAGAGTTAGCAGCACCTCCAATTAGTGCAAAAGCATAAGCAACATATAGATTTGGCGAAAATACAATGCCTATAAAATAAGCAGCGTAACAAGCCATTCCAATTAGTCCGGAAATTCTTCTACCAAATCTGTCGGAAATAGGTCCTGAAAAAGGAAGCGTAATTAGACGACCTAGACCTAAAGCAGCAATAACAGCAAGAACTACACTTACATCAAAGGTACCATCAGCTAGTGTTTTTGCACCCCAGGTACCTGCAAAATTTTGTTTATATTGTCCAAGGATGGATACTCCAATACCATGTACAAAATAAGTAAAATATAATGCTAGTGCGGTAGGATAGTATTTTTTGTTATTCATTTTTTTCTCCTTTCAGTGATATCTTTTAAAGTATAAATTTATTTAATAATGGGAAATGGAAGTAAAAATCCATCTCCCTCATTGTTAAAATGTAAATTTCTTATTTAAAATATAATTCTTTAATTTCATCTACAGGCATTTCTAAACCAGTATATAATTTAAAAGCTTCTGCTCCCTGCCAAAGAAGCATTCCCAAGCCGCCTACTATTTTACAGCCAGCAGCCTCTGCACCCTTTAAAAATTTTGTTTTCTTTGGATGGTATACTGTATCTGCTACAACCAGTTCTTTTCTAAAAATGCTTGTATCTTTTATATTACTTTCATCTTCATTAGGGTGCATTCCAACAAGTGTCGCATTAATTAAAATATCACTTGATGCAACTTCTTCATTAAGTTTCTCTGTATCATTTAAGTCATATAAATTTACAGTACAGTCAGGAACTTCTTTTTTTATAGTTTCAACATTTTTCTGGGCTCTTTCATAAAAGTTGTCTTTTATATTGAAAATAGAAATCTCTTTGCTGCCATCTAAAGCGCATTGTACCTGGATAGCTGTGGCAGCGCCTCCAGAACCCATAATAGTTATTTTTTTACCTTTTACTTCTACACCTTCTTCTTTCAAGCTGCGTACAAATCCAACTCCATCTGTGATATGGCCTGTTAGTTTTCCATTGTCATTGACGATGGTATTAACTGCTCCGATAATACGTGCAGCAGGGGATAACTCGTCCATATATTTAACTACTTCACTTTTACATGGCATGGTTACATTTGAACCCTTCATTTTAAAAGTTTTTATGGCAGTAATAGCGTCGGGTACTTTTTCAAGGGGAACTTGAAAAGCTAAATACACATAATCCAGATTTAATTTTTCAAAGCCGTAATTATACATAACCGGTGATTTAGAATGATCTACCGGATCACCTATTAAGCCTAATAAACCTGTTTTTCCTGAAATATCATTTTTCATGTCATAACCTCCTGATTTCATTTTATTTAGTATGGTGTTAACTATAATTTTATTGCTATCTCAAAGGCTTCGGTAGTGGCATCTAATGCTCTACGTGCTTTTACTGCATCACCTATTACATAGGTTTCCTTTATAGTTTTTTTCACTTCTTCACTTAGAGGATCATAGGATCTGGATCCCATGGCAAGTACTACTGAATCAAAACCATCTATTTTATCTGTTTTATCTTCTGACAAACTGTATTCAACACCGCCTTGAAAGAATTTAGTAACCTTTGCTCCAGTGATAGTCTTGATATTATATTTTTGGAAATCTTCCATTAAGAACTTTCTATGTTCCGGGATTACATCTGCTCCAACTTTATCACGGAATTCAATAACAGTGACATCATGGTTCTGTTCCCCAAGAAAAGCTGCAGTTTCACATCCAACCATTCCGCCGCCAACTACAAGAACCTTCTCCCCACAGCATTCTTTGCCATCAAGGAGATTCACTGCGTGAATCAGTCCTGAATCATTTATACCTGGAATAGGAAGTACAAGAGGAGTTGCACCTGTTGCAATAATTACTGCATCCGGTGATTCTTCTTTTATTAGCTCTTTGGTGACTTTTGTATTCATTTTTATCTTTACTCCATATTGTCTGCATTTTGTGATATAACTGCGGACCATGTTTGTAAGATCTCCTTTTCCAGGAGGGTAAGCTGCAAGTCTCATCTGTCCTCCAAGGATATTACTGCCTTCAAACAATGTCACTTCATGGCCTCTAAGAGCAGATATCCAGGCCGTGTACATGCCGGCCACTCCTCCGCCTACAACCGTTACCTTCTTACTGGCTTTGGCAGGTTTAAGTTCGGACTCCCTACCTACACATGGATTAACAAGACAGGTGATTGGTTTTCCCTGATACATGTTTGGAACACATCCTTGTAAACAGCCGATACATGGAAGCATTTCATCCAGACGGCCTGCGGAAGCTTTATTAGGTGTATGAGGATCTGTAAGGCTTTGACGTCCAAAAGCCACCAGGTCACATCGTCCTTCACGAACTAGAAGTTCTGCAAAATGGGGCTCTGTGAAACGTCCTACAGTAATAACCGGAATATCTACAGCACGTTTAATTTCTGTAGCAAGCTCTGCACTGAATCCTCCATGCAGCACTGTAGGCGCCCACATATATTCGTCACGAAGGTGGACGGCACGAGAAACATGGAGAGCATCTACACCAATGTCTTCCAGATAGGCAGCAATTGTTGCGCTGTCATGTACATCAAGTCCTCCCGGCATTTCATCAGAACTATTGATACGACAAATAATTGCTATGGAATGTCCTACTTTTTTACGTATGTTTTCAATGATGAGACGAGGAAGACGCATTCTATTTTCAAAGCATCCACCAAACTCATCTACACGTTTATTTGTTCTTGGTGAAAGAAAGCTGTTAATTAAATATCCATGGGCACAATGCACTTCAACTGCATCAGCTCCGGCTTTCTTTGCACGAAGAGCTGCATCACCGTATAACCCTATTAATTCATAGAGTTCTTCAGTAGTTATTGCCATAGGGATGTCACGTCCTACTGCTGAAGGAATTGAAGATGCAGATTTTATAGGATAGCCTGCAGCCTTTGCATTACCTTCAGGTCCGGCATGTTGAAGCTGTATGGATACTTTAGCACCATTTTCATGGCAGGCATCAATAACACCTTTAAAACTTTCTATGGTACTGTCATCATATAAACATGGTTTACGGAAACCACCTTTTGCCTTCTTGTCTACAACTGTGGCTTCAAAGGTAATTAATCCAAATCCTCCTTTGGCACGTTCGCTGTAATAAGCTAAGGATCTGTCACTCATAGAACCATTTGTATTGGCAAAATTATTACCCATAGGTGAAACTACGAAACGATTTGGTACTATTATTGGACCAATTTTTATTGGTTCAAACATAGATTTAAATTTCATAAAAAGAATCATCCTTTCCCAAAATTAATTTATGGAATTTTTATTTCATTATTTTAAATGTTCAGATACTTCAGGCCATGCTTCATCTAAAACTTTTTTTGCTGATTTAAAGGCACCTTGGGCAGCATATTCAATTCCCTTTTCCACAATAGGATCTGATATTGTCTCAACACCTATGGCTCTAGGGCATACCCCGTGTTCTTTTAACATGCGTACAAATCCTACAGTATCCCCATAACCTTCTCCTGGGAACAGACGGTCATGCATTGATTCATCCCTCAATATCTTTTTAGGATATGGTCTGTCATGAACATCACAGATTTGTATTGAAACTATTTTATCTGCAGGAACAGATTTAATCATGTCAAAAGTCTGGTTTGCTCTGGCCCAGTGCCATGTATCACAAATAAGCATGGCATTTTTTCTGCTGCATGCTTTAACTGCACGCCATGCAGAAGCTAAATCAGGAACTCCGCTGTACGGCATGAATTCAAGACCTATCATAATGTCTCCTGCTCGATCACAAAGTTCTCCAAGGGCAGTTGCAATTTGTTCATCGGAAAGTTTTTCCATTAGCCCGCAGTTAATGTGTTTTACATTAAAAAGGTGTGCCATATGGTATATTGTTTGTTCTTTTTCCTGCTGCTGTTTAGTTCTATCTTCTTTAGTACCCCACTGAGTTATATACTCAACTTCGGTGACTTTTATTTTATATTCATCAAGTATTGCCAGCATGTCTTCATCAGTTAAGCCTTCTTTTTTAGCATCTACGTAATTTTCAGCACGTAAACCTATACCATCAAATCCAACCTTTGCTGCGGCTTTAACTCTATCTCTAAATAACACCTCAGTTCCCAGTGTATATGAACTTATTGTAATTGGTGGATATGAATTTGTATTAATCTTTTTTTCCATAATATATTATTCTCCTTTTCGTTAAGATAATTATGATAGCTTGTAATTTTAATCATTTTAGATAAAAATTACCTAAAGACATCAGAATAAGATGCTTATGTGCTATTAATTGTCAATCTTTTTAAGTTCTCAAAATCGTGTTTTTAACTTAAATTATATATTTTGCATGATAATTTAAAGAAATATATGTAAGTTAAATTTTATTACTAATCGATTTCATCAGAACTATGAGTTTATTATATGATATAAATTTAACAAAAACAAATTGATAATATTCTAATAATCTATAGATTTTATATATAGTTCCTGTTATAATTGGTACTAGTAATATAGATGTATTATGAAAGTGGTGTACTAAATTGAATTTATATCATTTGCGTTATTTTGTAACCCTGGCACATTTGGAACATTATACTAAAGCTGCAGAGGAATTAATGATTACGCAACCCAGTTTAAGTCATGCTATAGCTCTACTAGGAAAAGAACTTGGAGTTTCCTTATTTGAAAAAGACGGCAGGAATGTAGTGCTTACAAAATATGGAAAAATATTCTTGACCGATGTAGAGAAGGCATTGGAAATTTTAGACTCCAGTGTGAAAACGTTAAAAATGATTGGAAATGGGGAAGGTATTGTTGAACTTGCTTTTCTTCGTACTTTAGGGACGGACTTTGTGCCGAAGATTACCAGGGATTTTTTACAAGAAAACAAGGAAAAGTCTATTGAATTTCACTTTCACACAGGTGTGACAGGGGATATTATAGAAGGACTTAAATCTAGAAAATACGATATTGCTTTTTGTTCTAAGATAGAAGAAGAGCAAAGTATAGAGTTTATACCAGTTGCAACGCAAGAACTTGTATTGATTGTTCCAAGTAATCATCCTTTAGCTGATAGAGATGCCATAGATTTGATAGATACGATTTCATATCCTTATATATTTTTTACTAAAAAAAGTGGTCTTAGGCCAATAATTGATAATTTATTTGCTCAAATTGGTAAATTGCCTGAAATTGCTTATGAAGTTGAAGAGGATCAGGTAGTTGCAGGACTGGTTTCTAAAAATTTTGGTATAGCAGTAAGCCCTAATATGCCTATGCTTAATTCCATGGATTTAAAAGTTATTCAAATACTAAGTCCCAGTTGGGAGAGGAAGTTTTATCTAGCAGTAGTGAAAGATAAATATTCCACACCGGTAGTTCAAAAATTTAAAAATTTTGTTATAGAATATACAAAGTGAAAATACTTAATTTAAAAACTAGCCATGAAAATATAAACTATGGCTAGTTTTCAGATTAATTCTACTTTTTATAAAAGCTTTTTATAGCATTACATACAAAGTCTACTTCCTCTTCTGATATTTCAGGATATATAGGTAGTGCCAGTATTTCTTCACATATTTTTTCCGATACAGGAAAATCTCCCTTCTTATGTCCAAGATAGCTGAAACACTTTTGGAGGTGAAGGGGGATAGGATAATATATGCTGCAGCCAATTTCTTTCTCTTTTAAATACGCACAGAGCTCATCTCTTTTTTCTGTGAGTATATTAAATACATAATATACTGGATGTTGATCATTTTTAATTTTAGGAATTTTTATGTAAGGAATACTTTTTAGCCTTTCTTTATACCAGTTGGAGACTATATTACGTTTTATTATGGAATTGTCAATGTATTTCAATTTGACAAGCAATAATGCAGCTTGAATTGTATCAAGTCTTGAATTATAGCCTATATAATCATAGTGGTATTTTTTCGAGGCTCCATGAACTCTGAACATTTTCACTTTTTCAGCTAGATCAGAATTATTTGTAATTATCATACCTCCGTCTCCATAACCACCTAATGTCTTAGTGGGAAAGAAAGAAAATACCCCTAAATCTCCTAGGGTACCTGAATGTTTGTAGGTAGTACTGTTATTTCCTTTCCATTTCATACCGAAGGCTTCGGCAGCATCTTCAAGTACACTAAGATTATTTTTTGAAGCTAAATCCATTATTTTATCCATATCTGACATTTGACAAAATAAATGTATAGGTAGTATACCTTTAGTATTTGAATTTATTTTTTCTTCAATCTTATCTGTATCAATATTAAAGGTATCCTCATCTATATCTACAAAAACAGGTTTTGCATTATGTTTAACTAAGCAGGAGGTAGATGCAAGAAATGTAAAAGGTGAAGTTATTACCTCTTTACCATTTTTAAAGCCTAGTATATCAGAGGATATGACTAAAGCATCTGTACCCGAAGCTACAGAAATAGCATGTTTTGCACCAGTATATTCTTCTATGGCTCTTTCAAGATTTGAAACTTCTTCCCCCAATATAAAGTTTCCTTTTTCTAAAACATTTTGTATAGCCTTGTTAAACTCCTCTTTTTTTTCATTATATTCTCTTTTAGGAGTATAAAAATCAACTTTCATTATTTATTTCACCTTCTCTACTACTTTTATAAGCTCTTTTACCACATATTCAGCATCTTCTGGAAGGAGAGTTGAATAAAGTGGTAGTGTTATTTCATTGGCATATTGTTCATAGGCATTTGGGTAATCTTTTATGGAATATCCAAGGGATTTATATAAGGTAAACATAGGCAGTGGTATAAAGTGAACATTAACTGCTATGCCTTTTTCTGCAAGTGTTTTTATAATTTCATCTCTTTGTTCTTCTTTTAATTCTTTAATCCTAAGTGGATACAGGTGATAGGAGGTTTCCATGTTCTGATTTTCTTTAAAAGGAAGTATGGCCCATTCTTTTTGTGATAATATGCTTGAATATATTTCAAATATTTTTTTGCGCCTTTGAAGCATATTATTATATCTTCTAAGTTGAACTAATCCAAGAGCAGCATTTATGTCTGCCATATTACATTTATATCCTGCTGTAACTATGTCATATTTCCAGGCACCTGCTTTCATTTTGGATAAGGCATCCTTTGATTGGCCATTAAGGGAATTCAATTTTAAATCCTTTAATAAGTTTTCTTTTCCAAATAAGTTATTATTGTTAAAGGTTATAGCTCCCCCTTCTGCTGTAGTCAAATTTTTTACTGCATGAAAAGAAAATACATGGGCATCTAACTGGCTGCCTACCCTCTTTCCTTTGTATGAAGCTCCAAGGGCATGGGCAGAGTCTGATACGAGCAGTATATCTTCACGATTTTTAAGTTTTAGAACTTGTCTTAGAGCATCATAGTCTACAGGCACTCCTGCAAAGTCTACAGAAAAAATGGCTTTTGTATTTGGAGTAATTGCATCATATATCTTATCTATATCTATAGAAAAGTTATTCTTTTTTACATCCACCATAATTGGTTTTATACTTCTTTGAATAGATACGGCTGCAGTAGATGTATAGGTATAAGGAGTGGTTATTACATCATCTCCATCTTTAATATCAAATACTTTTAGTAGAAGTTCCATACCACAGGTGGCACTTGAAACTGCTGCTGAATAATTTGCACTGCAGTAGTCAGCTAATTTCTTTT
This window of the Clostridium kluyveri DSM 555 genome carries:
- a CDS encoding MFS transporter; amino-acid sequence: MRKNIINDLESKPTGKRWFILFLVCAITFINYLDRANLSVAAPFISKEFMLDPAKMGLIFSALSWSYTVMQIPSGWFLDRLGPRLVYGVALCGWSAFTGIVAFTFNFTSMIFCRLGLGFFEAPAFPANGRIVTTWFPSKERGSAIGAYTASEYVGLALCTPILTWLLVTFGWRVIFIVTGILGLLFAFIWFTHYNDPAHSKGINKEELELIKEGGGLSDTVSEQKKITKKEIKYLFTSRQLWGMYIGGFAITAILFFFMTWFPSYLVNEKNMAILKVGIYGALPYLAAIAGVLVAGKWSDWMISRELGLGLSRKLPVIVGLLLSSVIMVANYTTNVNVVITFMSISFFGQGMASAISWALLSEIAPKDLVGLCGGTYNFVANMGGALSPAIVGYLISRTGSYSSALVFVSCMALIGALSYIFIIGKPKRIIIPN
- a CDS encoding MFS transporter produces the protein MNNKKYYPTALALYFTYFVHGIGVSILGQYKQNFAGTWGAKTLADGTFDVSVVLAVIAALGLGRLITLPFSGPISDRFGRRISGLIGMACYAAYFIGIVFSPNLYVAYAFALIGGAANSFLDTCVTPSCLEIFVNSGDVANMFTKFSISIGQFVLPFIIGFVAVSQMSYKTIFLVVAVFIIIDAILIAFMPFPPMNRADDSKGNAVKPIKEKMKFTPVSIAIICIGFTSTSTFQLWLNCNQELGKLYGMVDPSKIQSFYSLGTMTAILVTAFLVKKFIKPVRILAIYPTIATIMLIILYFVQTPTICLIGGFVLGYSAAGGVLQLAVSTANSMFPTNKGKITSIVMISSSIANYVILNIAGVITNAGGVYGPKYVILFNIVITVIGILLALYVNRHSIKEAL
- the aroE gene encoding shikimate dehydrogenase; protein product: MKNDISGKTGLLGLIGDPVDHSKSPVMYNYGFEKLNLDYVYLAFQVPLEKVPDAITAIKTFKMKGSNVTMPCKSEVVKYMDELSPAARIIGAVNTIVNDNGKLTGHITDGVGFVRSLKEEGVEVKGKKITIMGSGGAATAIQVQCALDGSKEISIFNIKDNFYERAQKNVETIKKEVPDCTVNLYDLNDTEKLNEEVASSDILINATLVGMHPNEDESNIKDTSIFRKELVVADTVYHPKKTKFLKGAEAAGCKIVGGLGMLLWQGAEAFKLYTGLEMPVDEIKELYFK
- a CDS encoding FAD-dependent oxidoreductase; the encoded protein is MKFKSMFEPIKIGPIIVPNRFVVSPMGNNFANTNGSMSDRSLAYYSERAKGGFGLITFEATVVDKKAKGGFRKPCLYDDSTIESFKGVIDACHENGAKVSIQLQHAGPEGNAKAAGYPIKSASSIPSAVGRDIPMAITTEELYELIGLYGDAALRAKKAGADAVEVHCAHGYLINSFLSPRTNKRVDEFGGCFENRMRLPRLIIENIRKKVGHSIAIICRINSSDEMPGGLDVHDSATIAAYLEDIGVDALHVSRAVHLRDEYMWAPTVLHGGFSAELATEIKRAVDIPVITVGRFTEPHFAELLVREGRCDLVAFGRQSLTDPHTPNKASAGRLDEMLPCIGCLQGCVPNMYQGKPITCLVNPCVGRESELKPAKASKKVTVVGGGVAGMYTAWISALRGHEVTLFEGSNILGGQMRLAAYPPGKGDLTNMVRSYITKCRQYGVKIKMNTKVTKELIKEESPDAVIIATGATPLVLPIPGINDSGLIHAVNLLDGKECCGEKVLVVGGGMVGCETAAFLGEQNHDVTVIEFRDKVGADVIPEHRKFLMEDFQKYNIKTITGAKVTKFFQGGVEYSLSEDKTDKIDGFDSVVLAMGSRSYDPLSEEVKKTIKETYVIGDAVKARRALDATTEAFEIAIKL
- a CDS encoding sugar phosphate isomerase/epimerase family protein, which codes for MEKKINTNSYPPITISSYTLGTEVLFRDRVKAAAKVGFDGIGLRAENYVDAKKEGLTDEDMLAILDEYKIKVTEVEYITQWGTKEDRTKQQQEKEQTIYHMAHLFNVKHINCGLMEKLSDEQIATALGELCDRAGDIMIGLEFMPYSGVPDLASAWRAVKACSRKNAMLICDTWHWARANQTFDMIKSVPADKIVSIQICDVHDRPYPKKILRDESMHDRLFPGEGYGDTVGFVRMLKEHGVCPRAIGVETISDPIVEKGIEYAAQGAFKSAKKVLDEAWPEVSEHLK
- a CDS encoding LysR family transcriptional regulator, whose product is MNLYHLRYFVTLAHLEHYTKAAEELMITQPSLSHAIALLGKELGVSLFEKDGRNVVLTKYGKIFLTDVEKALEILDSSVKTLKMIGNGEGIVELAFLRTLGTDFVPKITRDFLQENKEKSIEFHFHTGVTGDIIEGLKSRKYDIAFCSKIEEEQSIEFIPVATQELVLIVPSNHPLADRDAIDLIDTISYPYIFFTKKSGLRPIIDNLFAQIGKLPEIAYEVEEDQVVAGLVSKNFGIAVSPNMPMLNSMDLKVIQILSPSWERKFYLAVVKDKYSTPVVQKFKNFVIEYTK
- a CDS encoding DegT/DnrJ/EryC1/StrS family aminotransferase, translating into MKVDFYTPKREYNEKKEEFNKAIQNVLEKGNFILGEEVSNLERAIEEYTGAKHAISVASGTDALVISSDILGFKNGKEVITSPFTFLASTSCLVKHNAKPVFVDIDEDTFNIDTDKIEEKINSNTKGILPIHLFCQMSDMDKIMDLASKNNLSVLEDAAEAFGMKWKGNNSTTYKHSGTLGDLGVFSFFPTKTLGGYGDGGMIITNNSDLAEKVKMFRVHGASKKYHYDYIGYNSRLDTIQAALLLVKLKYIDNSIIKRNIVSNWYKERLKSIPYIKIPKIKNDQHPVYYVFNILTEKRDELCAYLKEKEIGCSIYYPIPLHLQKCFSYLGHKKGDFPVSEKICEEILALPIYPEISEEEVDFVCNAIKSFYKK
- a CDS encoding DegT/DnrJ/EryC1/StrS family aminotransferase; its protein translation is MNKKIPFSPPDITQDEIDALSEVLKSGWITSGPKTAEFEKKLADYCSANYSAAVSSATCGMELLLKVFDIKDGDDVITTPYTYTSTAAVSIQRSIKPIMVDVKKNNFSIDIDKIYDAITPNTKAIFSVDFAGVPVDYDALRQVLKLKNREDILLVSDSAHALGASYKGKRVGSQLDAHVFSFHAVKNLTTAEGGAITFNNNNLFGKENLLKDLKLNSLNGQSKDALSKMKAGAWKYDIVTAGYKCNMADINAALGLVQLRRYNNMLQRRKKIFEIYSSILSQKEWAILPFKENQNMETSYHLYPLRIKELKEEQRDEIIKTLAEKGIAVNVHFIPLPMFTLYKSLGYSIKDYPNAYEQYANEITLPLYSTLLPEDAEYVVKELIKVVEKVK